The following coding sequences are from one Haploplasma axanthum window:
- the guaA gene encoding glutamine-hydrolyzing GMP synthase yields MVNKILVLDFGSQYNQLIVRRIRELGVYSELVSHEISIEEIKKDKSIKGLVLSGGPHSVYDEDSYKIDKEIFDLGLPILGICYGMQLMTKLLGGSVSKSLKKEYGLTTIQTKGSSLTIDLPSEFIVWMSHGDSVTRVPNDFKITASSKLTEVVMMEHISKPFFGIQFHVEVEHTNHGREILGLFLNQCDVERNWSMESFIVEQTKKIKETVKNDKVILALSGGVDSSVVAALLNHAIKDQLTCIFVDHGLLRKGERESVEKVFKDEFKINLITVDAKKRFLEKLKNISDPEIKRKIIGNEFIRVFEEETNKLNDAKFLAQGTLYTDIIESGTKHAETIKSHHNVGGLPEDIKFKLIEPLNTLFKDEVRDLGRKLGLSNEIVDRQPFPGPGLAIRILGDITDEKIKVVQESDYILREEFKNHGLDKKIWQYFTVLTPLKTVGVKGDKRAYENVLAIRAVTSIDGMTADFADIPYNVLQIVSTRIINEVDGVGRVVYDITSKPPGTIEWE; encoded by the coding sequence ATGGTAAATAAAATATTAGTTTTAGATTTTGGAAGCCAATATAATCAATTAATCGTTAGAAGAATTAGAGAACTTGGTGTTTATAGTGAATTAGTTTCACATGAAATATCGATTGAAGAAATAAAAAAAGATAAATCTATTAAGGGTTTAGTCTTATCAGGTGGACCACACTCTGTTTATGATGAAGATAGTTATAAAATTGATAAAGAGATTTTTGATTTAGGATTACCCATTTTAGGGATTTGTTATGGAATGCAGTTAATGACTAAATTATTAGGAGGAAGTGTTAGTAAGAGTTTAAAGAAAGAATACGGACTAACAACAATTCAAACTAAAGGAAGTAGTTTAACTATAGACTTGCCAAGTGAATTTATTGTTTGGATGAGTCATGGGGATAGTGTAACTAGAGTACCAAATGATTTTAAAATAACAGCATCAAGTAAATTAACAGAAGTTGTTATGATGGAACATATTAGTAAACCATTTTTTGGTATTCAATTCCATGTTGAAGTAGAACACACAAATCATGGAAGAGAAATACTAGGATTATTTTTAAATCAATGTGATGTAGAAAGAAACTGGTCTATGGAATCGTTTATTGTTGAACAAACAAAAAAAATCAAAGAAACAGTTAAAAACGATAAAGTCATACTAGCATTATCTGGTGGTGTTGATAGTAGTGTGGTTGCTGCTCTTTTAAATCATGCAATTAAAGATCAATTAACTTGTATATTCGTTGATCATGGATTACTTAGAAAAGGTGAACGTGAGAGTGTTGAAAAAGTTTTTAAAGATGAATTTAAGATTAACTTAATAACTGTGGATGCTAAAAAAAGATTTTTAGAAAAACTTAAAAATATTAGTGATCCAGAAATAAAACGAAAAATTATTGGAAATGAGTTTATACGTGTCTTTGAAGAAGAAACAAATAAACTTAATGATGCAAAATTTTTAGCTCAAGGAACTCTATATACCGATATAATTGAATCAGGAACAAAACATGCAGAAACAATAAAATCACATCATAATGTTGGTGGTTTACCAGAAGATATTAAATTTAAATTAATCGAACCATTAAATACCCTTTTTAAAGATGAAGTAAGAGATTTAGGTAGAAAATTAGGTTTATCAAATGAAATTGTTGATAGACAACCATTTCCAGGTCCAGGACTAGCAATTCGAATATTAGGTGATATTACCGATGAAAAAATAAAAGTAGTTCAAGAAAGTGATTATATATTAAGAGAAGAATTTAAAAATCATGGACTAGATAAAAAAATATGGCAATACTTTACAGTTTTAACACCACTTAAAACAGTTGGAGTTAAAGGTGATAAAAGAGCTTATGAAAATGTATTAGCAATTAGAGCTGTAACATCAATTGATGGTATGACTGCAGATTTTGCTGATATTCCATATAATGTCTTACAAATAGTTTCAACAAGAATAATTAATGAAGTTGATGGTGTAGGAAGAGTAGTCTATGATATAACTTCAAAACCACCAGGAACAATTGAATGGGAGTAA
- the guaB gene encoding IMP dehydrogenase → MNEKVLKEGYTFDDLLLVPSFSKVVPINVELSTKLTKKIKLNVPVLSAAMDTVTEANMAIALAELGGLGIVHKNLSILEQSNEIRKVKSIKGKNKEATIDSNGFLRVGAAVGVSDNTLERVDALVAANVDIIAVDSAHGHSYGVIEKIKEIKSKYPELDIIGGNIVTAQAAIDLIYAGATCLKVGVGPGSICTTRVVAGVGVPQLTAINDVYQVARQYEIGIIADGGIKISGDIPKALAAGADCVMLGSLLAGTLESPGEVYELNGKKVKAYVGMGSLSAMQRGSSDRYFQGGVKELKKLVPEGIEATVPYKGSISDVIYQMMGGLRSGMGYCGCKTIEEMKRDARFIEITQAGLKESHPHDVSNIKEAPNYNGK, encoded by the coding sequence ATGAACGAAAAAGTCTTAAAAGAGGGTTATACATTTGATGATTTATTGTTAGTTCCATCATTTTCGAAAGTAGTTCCAATTAATGTAGAACTATCAACAAAACTAACTAAAAAGATAAAACTTAATGTACCAGTTTTATCAGCAGCAATGGATACAGTAACTGAGGCCAATATGGCAATTGCTTTAGCGGAACTTGGAGGACTTGGAATTGTTCATAAAAATTTAAGTATTTTAGAACAAAGTAATGAAATAAGAAAAGTCAAAAGCATAAAAGGTAAAAACAAAGAAGCAACAATTGATTCAAATGGGTTTTTAAGAGTAGGGGCAGCTGTTGGTGTAAGTGATAACACTTTAGAAAGAGTCGATGCTTTAGTAGCGGCAAACGTCGATATAATCGCTGTTGATAGTGCACATGGTCACTCATATGGAGTAATCGAAAAAATTAAGGAAATCAAAAGCAAATATCCAGAATTAGATATTATTGGTGGCAATATTGTTACCGCACAGGCGGCAATTGATTTAATATATGCTGGAGCTACATGTTTAAAAGTTGGTGTAGGCCCAGGATCAATATGCACGACAAGAGTTGTTGCTGGAGTTGGTGTTCCACAACTTACGGCAATTAATGATGTATATCAAGTTGCCAGACAATATGAAATCGGAATTATTGCTGATGGTGGCATTAAGATTTCAGGTGATATTCCAAAAGCATTAGCAGCGGGTGCTGATTGTGTAATGTTAGGAAGCTTGCTTGCAGGAACTTTAGAGTCTCCAGGAGAAGTATACGAACTAAACGGAAAAAAAGTAAAAGCATATGTTGGTATGGGATCACTAAGTGCTATGCAAAGAGGGTCAAGTGATAGATATTTCCAAGGTGGAGTAAAAGAATTGAAAAAACTAGTTCCTGAAGGTATTGAAGCAACCGTCCCATATAAAGGATCAATTAGTGATGTAATCTATCAGATGATGGGTGGACTTAGATCTGGTATGGGATATTGTGGCTGTAAAACAATTGAAGAGATGAAGAGGGATGCACGATTTATTGAAATTACACAAGCTGGATTAAAAGAAAGTCATCCACATGATGTCTCTAATATTAAGGAGGCGCCAAATTATAATGGTAAATAA
- a CDS encoding IS3 family transposase (programmed frameshift), with translation MGIHYFTEEQVKELKQNPNVKSVSIKGITYHKHFKNHFLIEHAKGKLPRQIFIEAGFDDEVLGESRINNSSNRWRKQSKRLEGLNDTRQRNLGRPKTKHLTKDEIIERQRLEIEYLKQERELLLEPGKARKVGDQKGKVKPREKYEIIKRLRNNKKWKISIDEMVKIAGVSKSGYYSYLSDSETRQTRTFNDEEAFEFIMSAYRYKGFNKGARMIKMTLEDQFNIIMNIKKIRRLMKKFGLFCPIRKANPYRRMAKALKTSHVAPNKLERKFKEGNPNQILLTDITYLTYDLNKRAYLSAIKDGVTNEIHAYQVSKSLDIKFVEDTMKDLDKIELASDALINSDQGSHYTSLSFQRMIKELNLEQSMSRRGNCWDNAPIESFFGHMKDEINLIDCKTFEEVKEAIDKYIDYYNNHRYQWNLKRMTPKNYGDMFRNKNKKDGLSLEVKPSLIALH, from the exons ATGGGAATACATTACTTTACGGAAGAGCAGGTAAAAGAACTTAAACAGAATCCTAATGTTAAAAGTGTAAGTATAAAAGGAATTACATACCACAAGCACTTTAAGAATCATTTTTTGATTGAACATGCAAAAGGTAAACTACCACGTCAGATATTTATTGAAGCAGGTTTTGATGATGAAGTTTTAGGTGAATCAAGAATAAATAATTCATCGAATAGATGGCGTAAACAATCCAAACGTTTAGAAGGGTTAAATGATACGAGACAAAGAAATTTAGGTAGACCAAAGACTAAACACTTAACCAAAGATGAAATCATTGAAAGACAACGATTAGAGATTGAGTATTTAAAACAGGAACGAGAACTATTATTGGAAC CTGGAAAGGCTAGAAAGGTTGGCGATCAAAAAGGAAAAGTTAAGCCCAGGGAAAAATATGAAATCATCAAAAGATTAAGGAATAATAAGAAATGGAAAATATCAATTGACGAGATGGTAAAAATAGCAGGTGTATCAAAAAGCGGCTACTATAGTTATTTAAGTGATAGTGAGACTAGACAAACTAGAACTTTTAATGATGAAGAAGCATTTGAATTCATTATGTCAGCATATAGATATAAAGGTTTCAATAAAGGGGCTAGAATGATTAAAATGACTTTAGAAGACCAATTTAATATCATTATGAACATTAAGAAAATCCGTAGACTGATGAAAAAGTTTGGACTTTTTTGTCCGATTAGAAAAGCTAACCCATATAGACGAATGGCGAAAGCTTTAAAAACAAGTCATGTCGCTCCTAATAAATTAGAACGAAAATTTAAAGAAGGTAATCCTAATCAAATTCTTCTTACTGATATTACATATTTGACATACGACTTGAATAAACGTGCTTATCTATCAGCGATTAAAGATGGAGTAACCAATGAAATACATGCCTATCAAGTATCAAAATCATTAGATATCAAATTTGTTGAAGATACCATGAAAGATTTGGATAAAATTGAGTTAGCATCAGACGCATTAATTAATTCTGATCAAGGAAGTCATTATACATCTTTATCATTTCAACGCATGATAAAAGAGTTAAACTTGGAACAATCCATGTCAAGGCGTGGTAACTGCTGGGACAACGCACCGATCGAATCGTTCTTTGGTCACATGAAAGATGAAATTAATTTAATAGATTGTAAGACTTTTGAAGAAGTTAAAGAGGCTATTGATAAATATATTGATTATTATAATAATCACCGCTATCAATGGAATCTTAAACGTATGACACCTAAAAATTATGGTGATATGTTCAGAAATAAAAACAAAAAAGATGGCCTCTCCTTAGAAGTTAAGCCATCTCTAATAGCGTTACATTAA
- a CDS encoding ABC transporter substrate-binding protein, which produces MKKIFIFSVLLISALVLTSCKAEKKDKDIQLAIDQIEKEANEVVINEDSVTFTDADGKSQTITKKPTRVISVYNSYTNLWYEAGGKIVGRIESETELNEDAIKDGSLNLVGKTNTTVSPELLLNANPDLVILSSSKQGKDLIPQLEQNNIKYISMEYNGLGDYLKFLKVFSFLNETDNYDKTGKKIIENIASIISKVPKENNPKALLVFGTTKTLKAYLSSTANGEMLKYLGVTNIGDSWTKESVTSIDINEEYVMSIDPEFIFVQSMSDEAKVKELFEKTYNEKWASLQAIANKKVIFLERDWYHYKPNNEYDKAFLKLAKIIYPTIFENFELK; this is translated from the coding sequence ATGAAAAAAATATTTATATTTTCTGTTTTACTAATATCAGCATTAGTTTTAACATCATGTAAAGCAGAAAAAAAAGATAAAGATATTCAATTGGCAATTGACCAAATTGAAAAAGAGGCAAATGAAGTTGTTATTAACGAGGATAGTGTAACATTTACAGATGCAGATGGTAAGAGTCAAACAATAACTAAGAAACCAACAAGAGTGATTAGTGTATATAACTCATATACAAATCTTTGGTATGAAGCGGGTGGAAAAATTGTTGGGCGTATTGAATCAGAAACGGAACTAAACGAAGATGCAATTAAAGATGGATCTCTAAATTTGGTTGGTAAAACAAATACGACAGTTAGTCCAGAGTTATTACTTAATGCAAATCCTGATTTAGTAATATTGAGTTCAAGTAAACAAGGTAAAGATTTGATTCCTCAATTGGAACAAAATAATATTAAATATATTTCAATGGAATATAATGGGCTTGGAGATTATTTGAAGTTTTTAAAAGTTTTTTCATTCTTGAATGAAACAGATAATTATGATAAAACAGGTAAAAAAATTATTGAAAATATTGCTAGTATAATTTCAAAAGTACCAAAAGAAAATAATCCAAAAGCTTTACTAGTTTTTGGAACAACAAAAACATTGAAAGCATATCTTTCAAGTACTGCTAATGGTGAGATGCTTAAATATTTAGGTGTTACAAATATTGGTGATTCATGGACTAAAGAATCAGTAACATCAATAGATATTAATGAAGAATATGTTATGTCTATTGATCCAGAGTTTATTTTTGTTCAATCAATGAGTGATGAGGCTAAAGTTAAAGAATTATTTGAAAAAACGTATAATGAAAAATGGGCTTCACTACAAGCGATTGCTAATAAGAAAGTAATCTTCTTAGAAAGAGATTGGTATCATTATAAACCAAACAATGAATATGATAAAGCATTTTTAAAATTAGCAAAAATAATTTATCCAACAATATTTGAAAACTTCGAATTAAAATAG
- a CDS encoding ABC transporter ATP-binding protein: MSLRLNNLKISYEKYNVIDDVSIKINKGDIVSIIGRNGCGKSTVLKTIINLLELDSGFVEFDKTDVRKYKRKDLAKKIAFLSQQKLSYPDLTVETLVSYGRYPHLKFGKFLNSNDKKIIDESLKKTGVYHLKDKSIKKLSGGERQRAWIAMAICQEPEILILDEPTTYLDVAYQIEVLDLIKELNETLGMTIVMVLHDINLASRYSKTIYAIKDKKVFACGTPNMIVCPRVLEEVFTINGDFYVDEENKCPFFIPKKSKNKKEEIK, translated from the coding sequence ATGTCGCTTAGGTTAAATAATTTGAAAATATCTTATGAAAAATATAATGTTATTGATGATGTGTCAATTAAGATAAATAAAGGAGATATTGTCTCAATTATTGGCAGAAATGGTTGTGGAAAGTCAACGGTATTAAAAACGATAATTAATTTATTAGAATTAGATAGTGGTTTTGTTGAATTTGATAAGACAGATGTTAGAAAATATAAAAGAAAAGACTTAGCCAAAAAGATTGCTTTTTTGTCACAACAAAAACTTTCGTATCCAGATTTAACTGTTGAAACCTTAGTTTCTTATGGTAGATATCCACATTTAAAGTTTGGAAAATTTTTGAATAGTAATGATAAAAAGATTATTGATGAATCCTTAAAAAAAACAGGAGTATATCATTTAAAAGATAAATCAATTAAAAAATTATCGGGAGGAGAACGACAAAGAGCATGGATTGCAATGGCAATTTGTCAGGAACCTGAAATATTAATTCTTGATGAACCAACTACATATTTAGATGTAGCATATCAAATTGAAGTTTTAGATTTAATAAAAGAATTAAATGAAACACTTGGAATGACAATAGTTATGGTATTACATGATATAAATTTAGCATCAAGATATTCTAAAACAATCTATGCAATTAAAGATAAAAAAGTTTTTGCATGTGGAACTCCGAATATGATTGTGTGTCCACGAGTTTTAGAAGAGGTTTTTACTATTAATGGTGATTTTTATGTGGATGAAGAAAATAAATGTCCGTTCTTTATTCCTAAGAAAAGCAAAAATAAAAAGGAGGAAATAAAATGA
- a CDS encoding FecCD family ABC transporter permease — protein sequence MSNKKKGIILCILFFVLIIVFLVSIKVGAVKYSFKEIIYYITHNTKDNNRAIIYNVRLPRVLLSMLVGITLALAGIILQGVMRNSMASASTIGVTSGANFAGYLFLVALPMYSSFLTISTFVGGFVTTLLIYLLAYKNGSSPIKIILAGMGVTALLNAFADLIKVFFPENLAGATSFLVGGLTGVTWQSFFTVLPYAIIGIFLVIFIPTKMNILALGDETAQGLGLNTNRFRLFLIVLASLLASSTVSVVGLIGFIGIVVPHIARILVGNDHKYLFPATILLGAIIVSICDTIGRVIILPAELPVSIIMAVLGAPVFLLLLRGKKEVTDVA from the coding sequence ATGTCAAATAAGAAAAAAGGTATTATCCTTTGCATATTATTTTTTGTTTTAATAATTGTCTTTTTAGTAAGTATTAAAGTGGGCGCAGTTAAATACAGCTTTAAAGAAATAATTTATTATATAACACATAATACGAAAGATAATAATCGTGCAATTATTTATAATGTTAGATTACCGAGAGTTTTATTGTCAATGCTAGTTGGAATTACACTTGCACTTGCGGGAATAATTTTGCAAGGAGTAATGAGAAATTCGATGGCTTCAGCATCAACAATTGGAGTCACATCAGGTGCAAACTTTGCAGGATACTTATTTTTGGTTGCATTACCAATGTACTCAAGTTTTCTAACAATTTCTACATTTGTTGGTGGTTTTGTTACAACACTTTTAATATATTTACTTGCATATAAAAATGGTTCATCACCGATAAAAATTATTTTAGCTGGTATGGGTGTTACTGCACTTTTAAATGCTTTTGCAGATTTAATTAAAGTTTTCTTTCCTGAAAATCTCGCTGGAGCAACAAGTTTTTTAGTTGGTGGATTAACTGGAGTAACATGGCAAAGTTTTTTTACTGTGTTACCTTACGCTATTATTGGAATATTTCTAGTTATTTTTATACCAACAAAAATGAATATTCTTGCACTTGGAGATGAAACTGCTCAAGGATTAGGATTAAATACAAACAGATTCAGATTGTTTCTAATCGTTTTAGCTTCATTACTTGCTTCTAGTACAGTAAGTGTTGTAGGACTAATTGGATTTATTGGGATTGTTGTTCCACATATAGCTAGAATTCTTGTTGGTAATGATCATAAGTATTTATTTCCAGCAACAATTCTCTTAGGAGCAATTATTGTTTCTATCTGCGATACAATAGGAAGAGTTATTATTCTTCCAGCAGAGCTTCCCGTGAGTATTATTATGGCAGTTTTAGGTGCACCAGTATTCTTATTATTGTTAAGAGGTAAGAAGGAGGTAACAGATGTCGCTTAG
- a CDS encoding flavodoxin family protein, which yields MKIALIYSSLTGNTEKVAKAIFDSLPGEKALFRNKKDNYNLDDFDIIIIGYWCRRTFMDPLSIDLVKKIKGKKVAAFGTAGMYPDSKYGELCRERVRNIIEEENEFIGDFLCQGKIPEERTNKRLNLPKDDPHYLDEEGLKRHIESRKHPNNEDFIAAQEAFRKIISNHVK from the coding sequence ATGAAAATAGCTTTAATATATTCAAGTTTAACTGGAAATACAGAAAAAGTAGCAAAAGCTATTTTTGATTCTTTACCTGGTGAAAAAGCCTTATTTAGAAATAAAAAAGATAATTATAACTTAGATGATTTCGATATTATAATTATTGGATATTGGTGTCGAAGAACGTTTATGGATCCGCTTAGTATAGATTTGGTTAAAAAAATCAAAGGTAAAAAGGTTGCAGCATTTGGGACAGCAGGAATGTATCCAGATAGTAAATATGGGGAGTTATGTCGAGAAAGAGTTAGAAATATAATTGAAGAAGAAAATGAGTTTATTGGTGATTTTTTATGTCAAGGAAAGATTCCGGAAGAAAGAACAAATAAACGGCTAAATCTTCCGAAAGATGATCCACATTATTTAGATGAAGAAGGATTAAAAAGACATATTGAATCTAGGAAACATCCTAATAATGAAGATTTTATTGCTGCCCAAGAAGCATTTAGAAAGATAATTAGTAATCATGTCAAATAA
- a CDS encoding amino acid ABC transporter ATP-binding/permease protein: protein MKTFKTVVRLLRLVKPLIIELMVAVITGVLGFVCVSLIAYFGATMFVNKKIDNTLILIIIALGVLKGIFKYLEQWFNHYIAFKVLAHIRDIIIKTLRRLAPAKLDNKDKGDLIANITSDVEILEAFYAHTISPIMIAFIYSTLVVIFISLCSLYIAGILLLSYFIIGIIFPVANYKLSEKLGSRIKEEEAVLKNITIENFDGLKDIKQFKIQNEKTIKMNYQSEKLESLRKKEKHHIGIMHGLIVVVELLTIFLIIMISIKTNIEYKIVIPIIALSLTSFKAVINVANVAGILVHSFASGKRILELVDEKPAIEDVVNENDVQFKKIEIKKLEFKYQEKNILKNLNLSIKDKDFIGICGESGSGKSTLLRLLMRFYDPSFGEILIDDLNLKNINTSSLRINQSLVTQETYLFKTTIKENIKIANLNATDEEIINACKKASIHDTIMKFNKGYETIITNNINISSGEAQRIGLARAFVSKSNLVLLDEPTANLDALNEGIILESIKENDRTIIMVSHRRKSLSICNKIIEIKGEEI, encoded by the coding sequence ATGAAAACATTTAAAACTGTCGTAAGATTATTAAGACTTGTTAAACCACTGATTATTGAATTGATGGTTGCTGTTATAACAGGAGTATTAGGGTTTGTTTGTGTTAGTTTAATTGCATATTTTGGTGCTACTATGTTTGTAAATAAAAAAATTGATAACACACTTATTCTAATAATTATTGCTTTGGGAGTTTTAAAAGGTATTTTTAAGTATTTAGAACAATGGTTTAATCATTATATTGCTTTTAAAGTTTTAGCACATATTAGGGACATTATCATTAAAACTTTAAGAAGACTTGCTCCCGCAAAACTAGATAATAAAGATAAGGGTGATTTAATTGCAAATATTACCTCAGACGTTGAAATACTTGAAGCCTTTTATGCACATACAATTTCACCAATAATGATTGCTTTTATATATTCTACTTTAGTTGTTATATTTATAAGTTTATGTAGTTTATATATAGCAGGTATATTACTATTATCATATTTTATTATTGGTATTATTTTTCCTGTAGCAAACTACAAGTTAAGCGAAAAATTAGGAAGTAGAATTAAGGAAGAGGAAGCAGTTTTAAAGAATATAACGATCGAGAATTTTGATGGTTTAAAAGATATAAAACAATTTAAAATTCAAAATGAAAAAACAATAAAAATGAATTACCAAAGTGAAAAGCTTGAAAGTTTAAGAAAAAAAGAAAAACATCATATTGGAATAATGCATGGTTTAATAGTAGTGGTTGAACTTTTAACAATTTTTTTAATCATTATGATAAGCATTAAAACTAATATCGAGTATAAGATAGTAATACCGATAATTGCATTATCATTAACATCATTTAAAGCAGTTATTAATGTTGCAAATGTTGCCGGAATCTTAGTTCATTCATTTGCAAGTGGAAAAAGAATTTTAGAACTAGTTGATGAGAAGCCGGCTATAGAAGATGTTGTTAACGAAAATGATGTTCAGTTTAAAAAAATAGAGATTAAAAAACTTGAATTTAAATATCAAGAAAAAAACATTTTAAAAAACTTAAATTTAAGTATTAAGGATAAAGATTTCATTGGAATATGTGGAGAGTCGGGAAGTGGCAAATCAACTTTATTAAGATTGTTAATGAGATTCTATGATCCAAGTTTTGGAGAAATCTTAATTGATGATTTAAACTTAAAGAATATAAATACATCTTCGTTAAGAATAAATCAAAGTTTAGTAACACAAGAAACATATTTATTTAAAACAACTATTAAAGAAAATATTAAAATTGCTAATTTAAATGCTACCGATGAAGAGATAATTAATGCATGTAAGAAAGCTTCAATCCATGATACGATTATGAAGTTTAATAAAGGATATGAAACTATAATTACTAATAACATTAATATTTCAAGTGGTGAGGCGCAGAGAATTGGGCTTGCAAGAGCTTTTGTAAGTAAATCGAATCTTGTTCTCTTAGATGAACCAACAGCAAACCTTGATGCCTTAAACGAGGGAATTATTTTAGAATCAATTAAAGAGAATGATCGAACAATAATTATGGTTTCACATAGAAGAAAAAGTTTAAGTATTTGTAATAAGATTATTGAAATCAAAGGAGAAGAAATATGA
- a CDS encoding ATP-binding cassette domain-containing protein has translation MKKRLLNELKNKKVFVYINTILQILDMILLIIIIGFFAYILNKTLVEKTNIKTYLYLFIICLIVIKAINIYIIQRLTNYISKLFVINLRTSIYQKLTKISEKDYEVLSSTNFLILYNDGVMKLANFVSKSISLNNANISNIFIFVLTVGIINYKLGLVVLLGAILIPIGMNVVRKAAQKIVADKWKSYVNLSENFMDNLNGLQTLKIYQSDEYKNNEMNLLAEDFRVKTMKSLAIRLHSITIMEIVTYVGMGLSIIFAIIFNLNNEINSLETIFMILISFVLFIPARGLGTYAHSYRSAKMLSKRIYKIIDLKDEKIKNIYLNEKISKVEFIDVFAGYEKEIDVLKNINMKFTDNGLYGILGISGSGKSSALKTLLQRLEYKGEILINGIDIKTLNVIELNERIISVSSSDFLFKATIKENLLYAKANATDEELIKTLEKVKLDFPLDLKIDSNGSNISVGQRQRLILARALLYDADLYLLDEILSGVDYDNEKIIMNVINELAKTKIVICITHRLTSIENAKHIYYLSDGNIKESGTHLELYNSRQEYYQLYLVQNHYVTYGGNENENI, from the coding sequence ATGAAAAAAAGACTACTAAATGAACTGAAAAACAAGAAAGTCTTTGTTTATATAAATACAATTCTGCAAATATTAGATATGATATTACTAATTATAATAATTGGTTTTTTTGCGTATATATTAAATAAAACACTTGTTGAAAAAACAAATATTAAAACATATCTTTATCTTTTTATAATATGCTTAATAGTAATTAAAGCAATCAATATATATATTATTCAAAGATTAACTAATTATATATCAAAATTATTTGTAATAAATTTAAGAACAAGCATTTATCAAAAACTAACAAAAATTAGTGAGAAAGATTATGAAGTTTTATCCTCAACAAACTTTTTAATTTTATATAACGATGGTGTAATGAAACTAGCTAATTTCGTTTCAAAGAGTATTTCTTTAAACAACGCCAATATTAGTAACATTTTCATTTTTGTATTAACTGTTGGAATAATTAATTATAAGTTAGGATTAGTAGTTTTATTAGGAGCAATCTTAATCCCAATTGGAATGAATGTTGTTAGAAAAGCAGCTCAAAAAATAGTTGCAGACAAATGGAAATCATATGTTAATTTGAGTGAAAACTTTATGGACAATTTAAATGGACTTCAAACTTTAAAAATCTATCAAAGTGATGAATATAAAAATAATGAAATGAATTTATTAGCAGAAGATTTTAGAGTAAAGACAATGAAATCACTGGCTATAAGATTACATTCGATAACAATTATGGAAATAGTTACATATGTTGGAATGGGTCTTTCAATTATTTTTGCAATAATCTTCAATTTAAATAATGAGATAAATAGTTTAGAAACTATTTTTATGATTTTGATATCATTTGTTCTGTTTATTCCTGCAAGAGGACTTGGAACTTATGCACATTCATATCGTAGTGCTAAAATGCTATCTAAAAGGATTTATAAGATTATTGATTTAAAGGATGAAAAAATAAAAAATATTTATTTGAATGAAAAAATAAGCAAAGTTGAATTTATAGACGTTTTTGCTGGATATGAAAAAGAGATTGATGTTTTAAAAAATATTAATATGAAGTTTACTGACAACGGGTTATATGGAATTTTAGGGATATCTGGTAGTGGAAAATCATCAGCGTTAAAAACTCTTTTACAAAGACTTGAGTATAAGGGAGAAATATTAATTAATGGAATTGATATAAAAACTTTAAATGTCATAGAATTGAATGAAAGAATTATTAGTGTTTCAAGCAGTGATTTTCTTTTTAAAGCAACAATTAAAGAGAATCTATTATATGCAAAAGCAAATGCTACTGATGAAGAACTTATTAAAACATTAGAAAAAGTTAAATTAGATTTTCCTTTAGATTTGAAAATCGATAGTAATGGATCAAATATTTCAGTTGGACAAAGACAGCGCCTAATTCTTGCAAGAGCATTATTATATGATGCGGATTTATATTTATTAGATGAGATATTATCTGGTGTTGATTATGATAATGAAAAAATAATAATGAATGTTATTAATGAACTAGCAAAAACGAAAATAGTTATTTGTATTACACATAGATTAACAAGCATTGAAAATGCAAAACATATTTACTATTTGAGTGATGGAAATATTAAAGAATCAGGTACCCATTTAGAACTTTATAATTCTAGACAAGAGTATTATCAACTATATCTTGTTCAAAATCATTATGTAACTTACGGAGGAAATGAAAATGAAAACATTTAA